A DNA window from Desulfovibrio intestinalis contains the following coding sequences:
- a CDS encoding Crp/Fnr family transcriptional regulator translates to MTNRQHDAHFDSFSSEEASQHATVADALCTGLLSALTPNERDALSRHARLQTYAPGVALFQEGDENADAMLVLSGLVKLCRHSSQGKECVLHLVHTGKFLDAGVLFYEGGLPISAVALQPTTVLSLNRRAFLHTLENNAPLAVSLLGAMSLRQRLLITKIAGSQGRISVAGRVAAWLLHRSKMEKSATLRLGVTQEILARLMGISRESLSRELSALSSAGIIDHKRRSITLLDHDALVQRAQG, encoded by the coding sequence ATGACAAACCGACAGCACGACGCTCACTTCGACTCCTTTTCGAGCGAAGAGGCTTCACAGCACGCCACAGTGGCTGATGCCCTGTGCACGGGGCTGTTGAGCGCCCTTACGCCAAATGAAAGAGATGCGCTGTCCCGCCATGCGCGCCTGCAAACCTATGCTCCTGGCGTTGCCCTCTTTCAGGAAGGAGATGAAAACGCTGACGCCATGCTGGTGCTGTCCGGTCTGGTCAAGCTGTGCCGCCACAGCAGCCAGGGCAAGGAATGCGTATTGCACCTCGTGCATACCGGAAAATTTCTGGACGCTGGCGTGCTCTTTTATGAAGGGGGCCTCCCTATCTCGGCAGTGGCCCTGCAACCCACCACGGTTCTGAGCCTCAATCGCAGGGCTTTTTTGCATACGCTTGAAAATAATGCGCCTTTGGCCGTTAGTCTGTTGGGGGCCATGAGTCTGCGGCAGCGCCTGCTCATCACCAAAATCGCAGGATCACAAGGGCGCATATCTGTGGCAGGGCGTGTTGCCGCATGGCTCTTGCACCGCTCAAAAATGGAAAAAAGCGCCACGCTGCGACTGGGCGTCACTCAGGAAATACTGGCGCGCCTTATGGGCATCAGCCGCGAAAGCCTCAGCCGCGAGCTTTCGGCGCTTTCCTCAGCGGGCATCATTGACCACAAACGCCGCAGCATCACTCTTCTGGATCACGACGCTCTGGTACAACGCGCCCAAGGGTAA
- the fliS gene encoding flagellar export chaperone FliS, with amino-acid sequence MNKAANAYFQTKVGTTDQGQLLLMLYDGALKYIQQARTKMLAKDFAGKGIMISKVIDIVNELAASLNMDKGGSLAVNLNNLYLLCTARLLRANLKMDVESLDSVETILSGLRGAYAQIIETPEARKVAADIATRMQPTGSVTKTAQPIMQHQGTAVPRAHAQAAYGRNAMMPPQAMNASGAAMVAAAAAPQPNLPGYSPAPPPVPAASQATMPAAPAAHNAPSATGAAPVQTAPRAHVQAFDQAMSQPPAAPRGFTPSRLPGAYGKVPPRG; translated from the coding sequence ATGAACAAAGCGGCGAACGCTTACTTTCAGACCAAGGTTGGCACCACGGATCAGGGGCAGCTTTTGCTCATGCTCTATGACGGCGCCCTTAAATACATTCAACAGGCGCGCACCAAAATGCTTGCCAAAGATTTTGCCGGCAAGGGCATCATGATTTCAAAGGTCATTGATATAGTTAACGAACTTGCCGCATCTCTGAATATGGACAAAGGCGGCAGTTTGGCGGTTAACCTCAATAACCTCTATCTGCTCTGCACCGCCCGTTTGTTGCGCGCCAACCTCAAGATGGATGTGGAATCTCTGGACAGTGTAGAAACCATACTGTCTGGACTGCGTGGAGCCTACGCCCAGATAATAGAAACTCCAGAGGCGCGAAAAGTTGCGGCAGACATTGCAACCCGCATGCAGCCTACGGGATCGGTGACCAAAACTGCGCAGCCCATCATGCAGCACCAGGGCACAGCCGTGCCCCGTGCCCATGCACAGGCGGCCTACGGGCGTAACGCGATGATGCCGCCCCAGGCAATGAACGCCTCCGGTGCTGCCATGGTTGCAGCCGCAGCCGCCCCGCAGCCCAATCTGCCGGGCTATTCTCCGGCTCCGCCCCCGGTTCCGGCTGCGAGCCAGGCTACCATGCCCGCAGCGCCTGCTGCGCACAATGCCCCCTCTGCAACAGGTGCGGCTCCGGTGCAAACAGCCCCCCGAGCGCATGTGCAGGCCTTTGATCAGGCCATGAGTCAACCGCCCGCCGCACCCAGGGGTTTTACCCCGAGCAGGTTACCTGGAGCGTACGGCAAAGTGCCCCCACGCGGTTAA